The Afifella aestuarii genomic interval GTCTTCGATGACGATGTCGCTCATAAATCCTTCCTGCTTCGCCCTGCCGGGCCGGATGTCATTGAGGGGGCTCGTTTCACTGGAAGCTCGCAAGCGTTTCCGCCGGCACCTGGAGAACCGACTGGCCGCCTTCCTTGATCTCCGCCAGCAGCGCCTCGGTCTGCGGACAGAGCCGTTCGCAGAAGCTGCGCGCCGTGGCGATCCTGAGCCGGTCCGCCTCGCTTTCGGTCGGATCGGAGGAGATCGCACCCTGCGCGAGATAGGCGCCGCCGGCCGTCAGGCCGAAGAGCCTGAGATAGGGAGTGGCACCGCACAAGGCGCCTTCCATCCGGCCTTCTGCCATCTCCTGGAGGAGATATTCGCTCGCCTCGCGGCAATGCGCGATCGAGGCGGCGACCCGCTCGCCGATCTTTCCCATCTCGTCGCGGTTGGACGCACGCGCGGCCTCGGCGATCGCGGAGAGTTCCTCAAGATAGGCCCGCACGCAGGCCCCGTCCGATTGCGGCAGCTTGCGCGTGAGGAGATCGATCGCCTGGATGCCGTTGGTTCCCTCATAGATCGGAAAGATGCGAGCATCGCGCAGATGCTGGGCCGCTCCCGTCTCTTCGATATAGCCCATGCCGCCATAGACCTGGATGCCCATGGAGGCGACATCGACGCCGCAATCGGTGGAAAACGCCTTTGCAATTGGCGTCAGGAGAGACGCGCGCTCGTTCCAGAAGCGCCTGCCGTCGCCGTTCGTCTCCGGCCCGGGTGCACCTGCCTCCGCCAGATCGATCGCATGCGCACAGGCATAGCAGATCGCGCGGCTCGCCTGGGTCAGTCCGCGCATGGCGAGGAGCGTGCGGCGGATGTCCGGGTGCTCCACGATGGGGCTCATCTCGCCGTCTTTCGGCGCATGGGGGGCGCGCCCCTGACGGCGCTCCAACGCATAGGCGGTCGCCTCCTGAAGCGCGCGTTCAGCGACGCCCACGCCCTGGATGCCGACCATGAGACGGGCGTTGTTCATCATCGTGAACATGCAGGCGAGGCCGCGGTTTTCCTCGCCGATGAGATAGCCGACGGCTCCCGGCTCGTCGCCGTAATGGCCGTCGCCGTAGAGCATCGTGCAGGTCGGAGAGGCGTTGATGCCGAGCTTGTGCTCGATCCCGGCACAGAAGACATCGTTGCGCGCGCCGAGCGAGCCGTCCTCGTTGACGAGATATTTCGGTACCAGGAAGAGCGAGATGCCCTTGGTGCCCGCGGGCGCGTCCGGAAGGCGGGCCAGCACGGTGTGGACGATATTGCCGGCCATGTCGTGCTCGCCGTAGGTGATGTAGATCTTCTGCCCGAAGAGGCGGTAGGTGCCGTCGTCGCGCCGTTCCGCGCGGCAGCGGAGCGCTCCGAGATCGGAACCGGCCTGCGGCTCGGTCAGGTTCATCGTGCCGGTCCACTCGCCGGAGACGAGCCTCGCAAGATAACGCTTTTTGATCTCTTCGGTGGCGTGCAGCTTGAGGGCTTCGACCGCGCCGACCGTCAAGGTCGGGCCGAGCGCGAAGGCTGCGCAGGCGGAATTCCAGATGTCGAAGGCGGCGACCGCGAGCGACACGGGCAGATCCTGCCCGCCGAATTCCTCCGGTCCCGACAGTGCGTTCCAGCCGGCCTCGCACCACGCGGAATAGGTCTTCGCCCAGCCTTCCGGCAATGTCACGTCGCCGTCGTCGTAGGTCGACGCACGCCGATCGCCGATCTTATTGAGGGGAGCGATCTCGTCGGAAGCGAAACGGCCCGCCTCCTCCAGAATGGCATCCAGAAGGTCGGCGCTCAGCTCGCCAAGATGGCCAGCCGTAATGGCCGGCGACAGGCCGATGACATGCTTGAGCGTAAAGGCGATCTCGGCAACGGGTGCGCGATACATCAGGCTCCTCCCTGGGGCATTTGTCGGTTTCCCCCTGAACTCGTCTCGTTTGGCTCGACCAATTTTAAAGCTTCGACACGGCGCTGACTTGACGCAGCAGGCAGCGCGCGCGATCCAAATCGGCAGCACCGCCTTATGTGCCGTTGACGTAAGCTGCAATCAAGCGATGGAGTGGAATGTACGCCAAAAGACTGCTCTGGCAGGAAACCGGCAACGAGGAGCTTCTTGCCGAGGCAGCGGACATTCTGCGGGCTGGCGGTCTCGTCGCGATTCCGACGGAAACCGTCTACGGCCTGGCGGCGGACGCCACCAACGGTGAGGCGGTGGCGCGGATCTTCGAGGCCAAGGGCAGGCCGCGCTTCAACCCGTTGATCGCGCATGTGGCCGATACCGCGATGGCGGGGCGCTGCGGCGAACTGAAGGGCGATGCGCTGCGTCTGGCGGCGCATTTCTGGCCGGGGCCGCTGACGCTGGTTGTGCCGCTGGTCGCGCCGGTTGCGGGTCAGCCCGTCGTGCATCCGCTGGTGACGGCGGGACAGAAGAATATTGCTTTGCGGCGCCCGATAGGGCCGACGGCCGAACTCATTGCCCGCTTCGGGCGGCCGCTCGCCGCGCCGAGCGCCAATCGCTCGGGGCAATTGAGCCCGACGAGTGCCGACCATGTTCTGGAACAGCTTGGCGATCGAATCGATGCCGTCATTGATGCCGGACCGTGCACGGTAGGGTTGGAATCGACCATCGTTGCAATCAGCGACGAAGGGCCGCGGCTTCTGCGTCCCGGGGGGTTGGCGGCGGAGGCGATCGAAGAGCTTCTCGACCGCAGATTGCGGCGTCTCGCACCCGGCGCGCATGTGGAAGCGCCTGGAATGCTGGCGAGCCATTACGCCCCGCGGGCCGCTCTGCGGTTGAATGCGACGCGCGTCGAAGCCGGCGAGGCGCTTCTCGCTTTCGGGGAAAAGCCCCCGGAAAACGCGGCGGCAGCGGTCGCGAGCCGGAATTTGAGCGTCACCAGCGACCTCGTCGAAGCGGCTTCACGGCTTTTCTCTGATCTTCACGCGCTCGATGAAAGCGGGGCCGCCGTGATCGCTGTCGCGCCGATCCCCTCGCACGGTCTCGGCGAGGCGATCGCCGACCGTCTGCGCCGCGCGGCGGCGCCGCGACCTGGCCCCGCCTCTTCCGGTTGAGCGGGCGTCATCCAAAATGCTCGTTGCGTCCGATGCAACCTTGGCGGAAATGTTACGCCCCCATGACTTGGCCGCACGGCCCTGCTAGAGCTTGCTGGTGACGACACTTCTCCTTCATCACGCCGACTTCCTCGACCATCTGACCGCGCCGGGACATCCGGAGCGGCCGGATCGCCTCAAAGCGCTGCATGCGGCGCTCGATCACGAGGCGTTTTCCTCTCTCCTGCGCGAAGAGGCTCCGCTCGGGGACAAGGATGTCGCCGCTCTTGCGCATCCGCAGGAATATGTCGACCGCGTGCACCGCGCCATTCCCGAGGTGGGGCTTGCCAGCATCGATGCCGACACCGTCGTGTCGCCCGGCTCGTGGAATGCCTGTCTGCGGGGCATCGGCGCCATCTGCCGCGCCGTCGATGCGGTGGTGTCGCGCGAGGTGAACAATGCCTTCGCCGCGATCCG includes:
- a CDS encoding acyl-CoA dehydrogenase, with the translated sequence MYRAPVAEIAFTLKHVIGLSPAITAGHLGELSADLLDAILEEAGRFASDEIAPLNKIGDRRASTYDDGDVTLPEGWAKTYSAWCEAGWNALSGPEEFGGQDLPVSLAVAAFDIWNSACAAFALGPTLTVGAVEALKLHATEEIKKRYLARLVSGEWTGTMNLTEPQAGSDLGALRCRAERRDDGTYRLFGQKIYITYGEHDMAGNIVHTVLARLPDAPAGTKGISLFLVPKYLVNEDGSLGARNDVFCAGIEHKLGINASPTCTMLYGDGHYGDEPGAVGYLIGEENRGLACMFTMMNNARLMVGIQGVGVAERALQEATAYALERRQGRAPHAPKDGEMSPIVEHPDIRRTLLAMRGLTQASRAICYACAHAIDLAEAGAPGPETNGDGRRFWNERASLLTPIAKAFSTDCGVDVASMGIQVYGGMGYIEETGAAQHLRDARIFPIYEGTNGIQAIDLLTRKLPQSDGACVRAYLEELSAIAEAARASNRDEMGKIGERVAASIAHCREASEYLLQEMAEGRMEGALCGATPYLRLFGLTAGGAYLAQGAISSDPTESEADRLRIATARSFCERLCPQTEALLAEIKEGGQSVLQVPAETLASFQ
- a CDS encoding L-threonylcarbamoyladenylate synthase, which produces MYAKRLLWQETGNEELLAEAADILRAGGLVAIPTETVYGLAADATNGEAVARIFEAKGRPRFNPLIAHVADTAMAGRCGELKGDALRLAAHFWPGPLTLVVPLVAPVAGQPVVHPLVTAGQKNIALRRPIGPTAELIARFGRPLAAPSANRSGQLSPTSADHVLEQLGDRIDAVIDAGPCTVGLESTIVAISDEGPRLLRPGGLAAEAIEELLDRRLRRLAPGAHVEAPGMLASHYAPRAALRLNATRVEAGEALLAFGEKPPENAAAAVASRNLSVTSDLVEAASRLFSDLHALDESGAAVIAVAPIPSHGLGEAIADRLRRAAAPRPGPASSG